In Myxococcus stipitatus, the following are encoded in one genomic region:
- a CDS encoding thiolase domain-containing protein, which yields MMAAREVAIVAFAQSPSVRREWARDDVELLLPVIQDALSQAGVRKEEIGFTASGSSDFVTGLPFSFVLALDAVGACPAIEETHVEMDGAWALYEACVRLSLGDVDTALVYAFGRSSLGEPRDVLGMQLDPYYVAPLAPDAISLAALQARALLDSGRATERALAEVAARSRRNARSNPNAQLSGDMVPETLLEAPYFIAPLRRHDCPPISDGAVAMVLAVGDKARAASSRPAWIRGVDHRIEPHGLGMRDLTRSPSTALAAANAGVAQGKVDVAELHAPFTHQELILREALGLDGDVDINPSGGALAANPLMSAGLIRIGEAALRIMNGSAHRAVAHATSGPCLQQNLVCVLEADS from the coding sequence ATGATGGCGGCGCGAGAGGTGGCCATCGTCGCGTTCGCGCAGAGCCCCTCTGTACGGCGGGAGTGGGCACGTGACGACGTGGAGCTGCTGCTGCCGGTCATCCAGGACGCGCTGAGCCAGGCTGGGGTGCGCAAGGAGGAGATTGGCTTCACGGCTTCCGGGAGCTCGGACTTCGTGACGGGTCTACCCTTCTCCTTTGTCCTCGCGCTCGACGCGGTGGGGGCGTGTCCAGCCATCGAGGAGACCCATGTCGAGATGGACGGCGCCTGGGCGCTCTACGAAGCCTGCGTGCGCTTGTCCCTTGGAGATGTGGACACCGCGCTGGTCTATGCGTTCGGACGTTCCTCACTCGGGGAGCCTCGCGATGTGCTGGGGATGCAGCTCGACCCCTACTACGTGGCGCCGCTGGCGCCGGATGCCATCAGCCTCGCGGCGCTCCAGGCCCGTGCCCTCCTCGACTCAGGGCGCGCGACGGAGCGAGCCCTGGCGGAAGTGGCCGCGCGCAGCCGGAGGAACGCCAGGTCCAACCCGAACGCGCAACTGTCAGGGGACATGGTCCCCGAGACGCTCCTCGAAGCTCCGTACTTCATCGCGCCGCTGCGGCGTCATGACTGCCCTCCTATCTCGGATGGCGCAGTGGCGATGGTGCTGGCCGTGGGCGACAAGGCGCGCGCGGCCTCGTCGCGTCCGGCATGGATTCGCGGCGTCGACCACCGCATCGAGCCCCATGGCCTGGGCATGAGGGACCTCACACGCTCGCCCTCGACGGCGCTCGCCGCCGCGAACGCGGGCGTGGCCCAAGGGAAAGTGGACGTCGCCGAGCTTCATGCCCCGTTCACCCATCAGGAGCTCATCCTCCGTGAGGCGCTGGGACTCGACGGGGATGTGGACATCAATCCTTCTGGTGGAGCACTCGCCGCGAATCCGTTGATGTCGGCGGGGCTCATCCGGATTGGCGAAGCGGCTCTGCGCATCATGAATGGCAGTGCCCACCGCGCCGTCGCCCATGCGACGAGTGGACCGTGTCTCCAGCAGAACCTGGTCTGCGTGTTGGAGGCGGACTCGTGA
- a CDS encoding acyl-CoA dehydrogenase family protein: MHLELSAEEHALQARLRSYFQQLVTTELLDEVEGNEGGGPLYTQALRKLGADGWLGIGWPREHGGQGRPALEQFLFFDEAQRAGFPIPFLTLCTVGPTLMKYGTDEQKARLLPAMLRGELQFAIGYTEPEAGTDLAALRTRAVREGDSYVVTGQKVFTSMAEQAGYIWLAVRTDPDAPKHQGLSILMVDPKLPGVSITPIETLGGNRTSATFYDQVRVPVSMRVGKENEGWKLITTQLNHERVVLLSPGAAAYFLEETLAWARETRTPSGRRVLDEAWVQLQLARAHSLVTVLELMHWRQAWNIDHGVLDPAESSSIKVFGSESFIEIYQRLLEVLGPSGGLKKGSAGALLRGRVERYCRASLVLTFGGGNNEVQRDLIATVGLGMPRPSR, translated from the coding sequence ATGCACCTGGAGCTCTCCGCCGAGGAGCACGCGCTTCAGGCCCGTCTCCGGAGCTACTTCCAACAACTCGTCACCACGGAGCTCCTCGACGAGGTCGAGGGGAACGAGGGGGGAGGCCCGCTCTACACACAGGCGCTGAGGAAGCTGGGCGCCGACGGTTGGCTCGGCATCGGCTGGCCGCGCGAGCACGGAGGCCAGGGGCGCCCCGCCCTGGAACAGTTCCTGTTCTTCGACGAGGCCCAGCGAGCAGGCTTCCCCATCCCCTTCCTCACCCTGTGCACGGTCGGCCCCACGCTGATGAAGTACGGCACCGATGAGCAGAAGGCGCGGTTGCTCCCCGCGATGCTGCGAGGCGAGCTTCAGTTCGCCATCGGCTACACCGAACCGGAGGCAGGCACGGACCTCGCGGCCTTGCGCACCCGCGCGGTTCGCGAGGGGGACTCCTATGTGGTGACAGGCCAGAAGGTGTTCACCAGCATGGCCGAACAGGCGGGATACATCTGGCTGGCGGTACGCACGGACCCGGATGCGCCCAAGCACCAGGGGCTCAGCATCCTGATGGTGGACCCCAAACTCCCCGGGGTCAGCATCACGCCCATCGAGACGCTTGGAGGCAACCGCACCAGCGCCACCTTCTACGACCAGGTCCGCGTCCCCGTCTCCATGCGCGTCGGAAAGGAGAACGAAGGATGGAAGCTCATCACCACGCAGCTCAACCACGAGCGGGTGGTCCTCCTGTCTCCAGGCGCGGCGGCGTACTTCCTGGAGGAGACCCTCGCTTGGGCTCGTGAGACGCGGACGCCTTCGGGCCGGCGTGTCCTCGATGAAGCCTGGGTCCAGCTCCAACTGGCGCGAGCCCACTCGCTCGTCACCGTGCTGGAGCTGATGCATTGGCGACAGGCCTGGAACATCGACCACGGTGTGCTGGACCCCGCCGAGTCCTCCAGCATCAAGGTCTTCGGAAGCGAGTCCTTCATCGAAATCTACCAACGACTGCTCGAGGTCCTCGGCCCGTCCGGTGGACTCAAGAAGGGCTCAGCGGGCGCGCTCCTTCGCGGCCGCGTGGAGCGCTACTGCCGGGCCTCGCTCGTCCTCACCTTCGGAGGCGGCAACAACGAAGTGCAGCGTGACCTCATCGCCACGGTGGGCCTGGGAATGCCACGGCCCTCTCGATGA
- a CDS encoding thiolase domain-containing protein: MRHCAVIGVGQSRHAARRDDVSLAGLVREAVDRALSDAALTLEDIDAVVLGKAPDMFEGVMMPELYLADCLGAGGKPLLRVHTAGSVGGSTAIMAVNLIRAGIHARVLAVAFEKQSESDAMWALSPKYPFQPPLLAGAGGYFAPLVRAYIRRSGAPPDIGVRVAVKDRKHALLNPYAHLHLRDISTEAVANSAMIWDPLRYLETCPSSDGACAMVLTNDEAARRVPGPVAWVRATSMRSEPTMFAGRDQVNPQAGRDCAAALYKLAGITSPRREVDVAELYVPFSWFEPMWLENLGFAERDEGWRMTADGATELGGSLPVNPSGGVLSTNPIGASGMLRFAEAALQVRGLAGAHQVDGAKVALGHAYGGGSQFFSMWIVARQQL; the protein is encoded by the coding sequence GTGAGGCACTGCGCGGTCATCGGCGTGGGCCAGAGCCGGCACGCGGCACGACGAGACGACGTGTCACTGGCGGGCCTCGTCCGCGAAGCCGTGGACCGGGCACTCTCCGATGCGGCGTTGACCCTCGAGGACATCGACGCCGTGGTGCTGGGCAAGGCGCCCGACATGTTCGAGGGTGTGATGATGCCGGAGCTCTACCTCGCCGACTGCCTGGGCGCGGGCGGCAAGCCACTGCTCCGGGTGCATACCGCCGGCAGCGTCGGTGGATCCACGGCCATCATGGCCGTCAATCTCATCCGCGCGGGCATCCACGCACGTGTGCTCGCCGTGGCCTTCGAGAAGCAATCCGAGAGCGACGCCATGTGGGCCCTCTCGCCGAAGTACCCATTCCAGCCGCCTCTGCTCGCGGGCGCGGGGGGCTATTTCGCGCCGCTCGTGCGCGCGTACATCCGCCGTTCAGGAGCACCGCCCGACATCGGCGTGCGAGTCGCCGTCAAGGACCGCAAGCACGCGCTGCTCAACCCCTACGCCCATCTGCATCTCCGTGACATCTCCACCGAGGCCGTCGCGAACTCGGCGATGATCTGGGACCCGCTGCGGTATCTCGAGACTTGCCCCTCCTCTGATGGCGCGTGCGCGATGGTGCTCACCAACGACGAAGCCGCTCGGCGTGTCCCGGGCCCCGTCGCGTGGGTGCGGGCGACCTCCATGCGAAGCGAGCCGACGATGTTCGCGGGCCGGGACCAGGTGAACCCCCAAGCGGGCCGGGACTGCGCCGCCGCCCTCTACAAACTCGCGGGCATCACTTCGCCCCGCCGGGAAGTCGACGTCGCCGAGCTCTACGTCCCCTTCTCCTGGTTCGAGCCGATGTGGCTGGAGAACCTCGGCTTCGCGGAACGGGACGAGGGCTGGCGGATGACCGCCGATGGTGCGACGGAGCTCGGAGGCTCGCTCCCTGTCAATCCCTCGGGCGGTGTGCTCTCGACGAACCCCATTGGCGCCTCGGGGATGCTGCGCTTCGCGGAGGCCGCGCTCCAGGTCCGAGGCCTCGCGGGTGCACATCAGGTCGACGGCGCGAAGGTCGCCCTGGGCCACGCCTATGGCGGTGGCTCGCAGTTCTTCTCGATGTGGATCGTCGCGCGTCAGCAGCTCTAG
- a CDS encoding acyl-CoA synthetase: MTFNLADLFESLADLMPERLAAVAGVHRRTFQQLDTRANQLANALRARGVRAGDHVGLYLHNGIEFLECLLGLFKLRAVPININYRYVENELEFLMKDANLTALVHGHEMVATVTAVAANVPTLRLRVGVGGGGDVEYEQLLATASPDRHFEPRSSDDLYILYTGGTTGLPRGVMWRHEDVLYAGLQGGNPGGPPIDRPEALAPLARDRPAPMLLLTAAPFVHGTAQWAAFIALFSGGTAVIVPGRSYEPHRVCQAIQSEKVNTLVIVGDAMARPLAEALAQARATGAPYDLSCLRVISSSGAFLSSAVRQQLQEQLPETLILDNFGATEAGHQGTAFSSGEAVAFYMDENSAVLGEDLRPVQPGSGVIGRLARRGRLPLGYYNDPEKTAATFLVIDGVRWVLPGDLATVEKDGRITVLGRGAVCINSGGEKVFPEEVEAALKAHPAIRDAVVVGVPDVHWGERVTAVIEPRPNHRVSLEVLGEHCRTLLSGYKVPRQLRVVDHIVRHPSGKPDYRWARSAATEERA, translated from the coding sequence ATGACGTTCAACCTCGCCGACCTGTTCGAGAGTCTCGCGGACCTCATGCCGGAACGGCTCGCCGCCGTGGCAGGAGTCCACCGTCGCACCTTCCAACAGCTCGACACTCGCGCCAACCAACTGGCCAACGCCCTCCGAGCACGTGGCGTGCGCGCGGGCGACCATGTGGGGCTCTACCTGCACAACGGCATCGAGTTCCTCGAGTGCCTCCTCGGACTCTTCAAGCTCCGGGCGGTCCCCATCAACATCAACTACCGCTACGTCGAGAACGAGCTCGAGTTCCTGATGAAGGACGCGAACCTCACGGCGCTCGTCCACGGGCACGAGATGGTCGCGACGGTCACCGCCGTCGCCGCGAACGTGCCCACCCTGCGGCTCCGCGTGGGGGTCGGCGGCGGAGGAGACGTCGAATACGAGCAACTCCTCGCCACGGCATCCCCGGACCGCCACTTCGAGCCTCGCTCGAGTGACGACCTCTACATCCTCTACACCGGCGGAACGACAGGCCTGCCCCGAGGTGTGATGTGGAGGCACGAGGACGTGCTCTACGCCGGACTCCAGGGAGGCAATCCGGGAGGCCCGCCCATCGACCGGCCCGAGGCACTGGCTCCTCTGGCTCGAGACCGGCCGGCCCCCATGCTCCTGTTGACGGCGGCGCCCTTCGTACACGGCACGGCCCAGTGGGCGGCCTTCATCGCCCTCTTCTCCGGAGGCACCGCCGTCATCGTCCCCGGCAGGAGCTATGAACCTCACCGCGTCTGCCAGGCCATCCAGTCGGAGAAGGTCAACACGCTGGTCATCGTCGGCGACGCCATGGCCCGCCCGCTCGCCGAGGCACTGGCCCAGGCGCGCGCCACTGGCGCCCCCTATGACCTCTCCTGCCTGAGGGTCATCTCCTCGTCCGGTGCGTTCCTCTCCTCCGCGGTGCGGCAACAACTCCAAGAGCAGCTCCCGGAGACCTTGATTCTCGACAACTTCGGCGCGACGGAGGCCGGACATCAGGGGACGGCGTTCTCCTCCGGCGAGGCCGTGGCGTTCTACATGGACGAGAACAGCGCGGTGCTCGGAGAAGACCTGCGTCCCGTGCAGCCGGGCTCGGGAGTCATCGGGAGGCTCGCGAGGCGCGGGCGGCTGCCGCTCGGCTACTACAACGACCCGGAGAAGACGGCGGCGACGTTCCTCGTCATCGACGGAGTGCGCTGGGTCCTCCCTGGAGACCTCGCCACCGTCGAGAAGGACGGCCGCATCACGGTGCTGGGCCGAGGCGCGGTGTGCATCAACAGCGGCGGAGAGAAGGTCTTCCCCGAGGAGGTCGAAGCAGCACTCAAGGCCCATCCAGCCATCCGCGACGCGGTGGTGGTGGGCGTGCCCGACGTGCACTGGGGTGAGCGAGTCACGGCGGTCATCGAGCCTCGCCCCAATCATCGCGTCTCGCTCGAGGTGCTCGGAGAGCACTGCCGTACCCTGCTGTCCGGGTACAAGGTCCCCCGACAACTCCGAGTGGTGGACCACATCGTCCGTCATCCCAGTGGCAAGCCCGACTATCGCTGGGCCCGGAGCGCCGCCACCGAGGAGCGCGCCTAG